From one Octopus bimaculoides isolate UCB-OBI-ISO-001 chromosome 1, ASM119413v2, whole genome shotgun sequence genomic stretch:
- the LOC106881035 gene encoding zinc finger protein 423 isoform X1, which produces MSRRKQARPRSCKRNPYGEEIDDEETQNSELLGSSDSQSLDDGKPEKVSPTNSVISTMAADSTEDDTMGDYTCEMCSATFHSLNQFMNHRNFECLGEHSDDLVCDMDLSEPSGSATPSSSCSLDHGGQSPSGMSESPASPGVENISPDQLPFSIGISETNPYGCPHCDKAFPRHSYLKLHEQEHGELMPFRCSYCSRLFRHKRSRDRHVKLHTGDKKYKCSQCDAAFARSDHLKSHLRTHDTGKPFKCTICNRGYTTAAALSSHMYSHRKPNSSGQMEYKCYQCEEIFYQPKDLQNHYNDCHAPAPLREKTLQCTQCSEMFVSQELLDVHVEQEHVKEQKRKFSTPDNISDIDIFHKKLKTHNDVSINKQMLSNASDLTVKENGLDLMPEIMDSSSLSDPANRENALVCPYCLQDNFESLELLEIHMQCVHSVKATEVYTCNYCNAPYPNLYALHDHMKVVHQNLTCMDIKYPCSLCSRHFTSIDALAEHKKHTHSQASSSNHSLYCAECALLFQNPMEFQEHIQRSHNCLQDTPRPKPPKSKKVSNDTKKDIKRMNSHSIFNNTKNSSPAPNERMVEEKMVCDQCNATFLDIKNFQTHLKIHLDSVLTQYICPQCQKQFTTEDQLESHLSLHYLCLSTEYGCTSCMKTFSKPDELQKHLMDIHAHHLYRCSLCKEIFDSKVNIQVHFAIKHSNECKIYKCTKCNSVFISEVDWQLHVRSAHLQMPKPHKCLFCKEGFTTEVELQCHLTIHGKPFKCPMCSEAFHVEYLLDKHLQNEHDPDKNSKRLGNSQSDIKVEKDIGSSTLLNSCGTIDISNSVTSGSGIWKSTDPLHTCNICDMKFSNLSSLQLHKKQDHRVALANNHTSQVMTTVESSVITSKVISSSNDKVALSCTYCSQSFKSRTELERHMKIHLNSSSQKCNICDEVFPSPNTLAEHKLQHCKIPQGNICVGCKIPLKSEDQFYIHSQEHGFQGAIMQCVICRQTLASMMELQMHGKHHFQTKPNFFTCCVCLRGFDSKENLISKLNSSGRTYFVCKPCYHGETSDFHCNECGARFPTNEQLESHVTKHRRTYQCIKCQQSFSTEYEIQLHVATHVLQEGNIHECKLCSQVFDSPAKLQCHLIEHTYGNSEYRCSVCCKVFSNATDIQAHAFEHGIHARKFGCIHCNQRFFFSAELDNHMINHVKPESISELQCKDCPQTFSNIVSFNAHRRIHQQQMDNSTSTPIKCTFCHEVFNDTSELQKHFFTCHTEQDIEHSINKRSYQCSQCNKECSSLANLQNHMKIHKIEKENQKSQVPKTQIVDVKPVLCPVCGQVFSKRSLMKEHMNTVHLVHQESKASTQGNTASTSTTGTEYSDVNGDSQSCASDEANEINHSSPQQTANSTSPVSVSLVNMKMEICVPENQLHPSSEDDEIFNDVSHNSQMITDCKMDSSEN; this is translated from the exons AACACTCCGATGATTTAGTTTGTGATATGGACCTGAGTGAGCCCAGTGGCTCTgctacaccatcatcatcttgttCATTAGATCATGGTGGTCAGAGTCCAAGTGGCATGAGTGAATCTCCAGCTTCTCCAGGAGTTGAAAATATCTCTCCAGACCAGCTCCCTTTCAGCATTGGAATTTCTGAAACAAATCCTTATGGTTGTCCACATTGTGACAAAGCATTTCCTCGTCATAGTTACCTGAAGCTACATGAACAA GAGCATGGAGAACTGATGCCATTCCGCTGCAGCTACTGCAGTCGCCTATTCCGACACAAACGCAGTCGTGACCGTCATGTCAAACTGCACACAGGGGACAAGAAGTATAAATGTTCCCAGTGTGATGCTGCATTTGCAAG GAGTGATCATTTGAAAAGTCATTTGCGTACACATGACACAGGAAAACCTTTCAAATGCACTATTTGCAACCGTGGATATACAACAGCAGCTGCTCTTTCTTCTCATATGTATTCACATCGGAAACCAAACAGCTCTGGTCAGATGGAATATAAATGTTACCAATGTGAAGAGATTTTTTATCAGCCAAAAGACTTACAGAACCATTACAATGATTGCCATGCTCCTGCTCCCCTTCGTGAAAAAACTCTACAATGTACTCAGTGCTCTGAAATGTTTGTTAGCCAAGAACTTCTTGATGTTCATGTTGAACAAGAGCATGTTAAAGAACAAAAACGTAAGTTTTCAACTCCAGACAATATTTCTGATATTGACATTTTCCACAAAAAGTTGAAAACTCACAATGATGTCTCTATAAATAAGCAAATGCTATCTAACGCTAGTGATTTAACTGTAAAAGAAAATGGACTAGATCTTATGCCAGAAATAATGGATTCTTCATCTCTCTCAGACCCAGCCAACCGGGAAAATGCCCTTGTTTGCCCCTACTGTTTACAAGACAATTTTGAATCTTTAGAACTGCTTGAAATTCACATGCAGTGTGTGCATTCTGTAAAAGCAACTGAAGTTTATACATGCAATTACTGCAATGCACCATATCCTAACTTATATGCCCTCCATGATCATATGAAAGTTGTTCACCAAAATTTAACCTGTATGGATATCAAATATCCCTGTAGTTTATGTTCTAGACATTTTACAAGCATTGATGCATTAGCAGAGCATAAAAAACATACGCATAGCCAAGCAAGTTCCTCAAACCATTCTCTCTACTGTGCAGAATGTGCATTACTTTTTCAAAACCCTATGGAATTCCAAGAGCACATTCAGCGCTCCCACAACTGTTTGCAAGATACACCTCGTCCTAAACCTCCAAAATCAAAGAAAGTAAGTAATGAcacaaagaaagatataaaacgCATGAACTCCCATAGTATTTTTAATAACACAAAAAATTCAAGCCCAGCACCTAATGAGAGAATGGTTGAAGAGAAAATGGTATGTGACCAATGTAATGCTACATTCCTTGATATTAAAAATTTTCAAACCCATCTGAAAATTCATTTGGACTCAGTGCTCACTCAATACATATGTCCCCAATGCCAAAAGCAGTTTACTACTGAAGACCAATTAGAGAGTCATTTGTCATTACACTACCTCTGTCTTAGCACTGAGTATGGCTGCACCAGTTGCATGAAAACTTTCTCCAAACCAGATGAACTTCAGAAACACTTGATGGATATTCATGCACATCATCTTTATCGTTGTTCACTTTGTAAGGAAATTTTTGATTCAAAGGTCAATATTCAAGTCCACTTTGCAATAAAACATAGTAATGAGtgcaaaatttataaatgtacaaaatGCAACTCAGTCTTTATATCAGAGGTTGATTGGCAACTGCATGTCAGATCTGCACATCTCCAAATGCCAAAGCCACATAAATGTCTCTTTTGTAAAGAAGGTTTTACCACCGAAGTTGAATTACAATGCCATTTAACCATTCATGGCAAGCCATTTAAATGCCCAATGTGTAGTGAAGCATTCCATGTGGAATATTTGTTAGATAAACATCTCCAAAATGAGCATGACCCTGACAAAAATTCTAAGCGATTGGGTAACAGCCAATCTGATATCAAAGTGGAGAAGGACATTGGAAGTAGCACTTTATTAAACAGTTGTGGAACTATAGATATATCAAATTCAGTAACATCAGGAAGTGGAATTTGGAAAAGCACTGATCCACTTCATACATGCAACATCTGTGATATGAAGTTCAGCAATTTATCCtctcttcagctgcacaagaagCAAGACCACCGTGTTGCACTGGCTAATAATCACACCTCGCAAGTGATGACTACTGTAGAGAGCAGTGTGATTACAAGTAAAGTCATAAGTTCAAGCAATGACAAAGTAGCATTATCATGCACATACTGTAGTCAGTCTTTCAAATCTAGAACTGAACTTGAACGTCATATGAAAATTCACCTCAATTCCAGCAGCCAGAAATGCAACATTTGTGATGAAGTATTCCCATCACCAAATACTCTAGCAGAGCACAAACTGCAGCATTGCAAAATTCCTCAAGGAAATATTTGTGTTGGTTGCAAAATTCCCTTAAAATCTGAAGATCAGTTTTATATTCATTCCCAAGAACATGGCTTTCAGGGAGCTATAATGCAATGTGTTATCTGTAGACAAACTCTGGCATCTATGATGGAACTTCAAATGCATGGAAAGCATCATTTCCAAACTAAACCCAACTTTTTCACCTGCTGTGTATGTTTGCGAGGATTTGATTCCAAAGAAAATCTTATATCAAAATTGAATAGTTCTGGTCGaacatattttgtttgtaaacCTTGCTATCATGGTGAAACATCTGACTTTCATTGCAATGAATGTGGCGCCAGATTCCCAACCAATGAACAACTAGAAAGTCATGTAACAAAGCATCGGCGAACATACCAGTGCATCAAATGCCAGCAATCTTTCAGTACAGAATATGAAATTCAATTGCACGTTGCCACCCATGTTCTGCAAGAAGGAAATATCCATGAGTGCAAACTCTGTTCACAAGTTTTTGATTCTCCAGCCAAATTACAATGCCACTTGATTGAACACACCTATGGCAATTCTGAGTACCGCTGTAGTGTCTGTTGTAAAGTATTCAGTAATGCtacagacatacaagcacatgcTTTTGAGCATGGCATTCATGCTCGCAAGTTTGGATGTATCCACTGTAATCAACGGTTTTTCTTCAGTGCTGAATTAGATAACCACATGATAAACCATGTGAAACCAGAATCAATATCAGAGCTGCAGTGCAAAGACTGTCCACAGACTTTCTCAAATATTGTCAGCTTCAATGCACACCGACGCATACATCAACAGCAGATGGACAATAGCACATCCACCCCTATTAAATGTACATTTTGTCATGAAGTATTCAATGATACCAGTGAACTACAGAAACATTTCTTCACATGTCACACTGAGCAAGACATAGAACACTCAATTAACAAGAGAAGTTATCAGTGTTCCCAATGTAATAAAGAATGTTCATCTTTAGCCAACTTGCAGAACCACATGAAGATTCATAAAATAG aaaaagaaaatcaaaagtcTCAAGTTCCAAAGACTCAGATAGTTGATGTAAAGCCAGTTTTGTGTCCTGTATGTGGGCAAGTATTTTCAAAGAGAAGTTTAATGAAGGAACATATGAACACTGTCCACCTCGTACACCAG GAAAGCAAAGCAAGTACACAAGGTAACACAGCATCAACATCCACAACTGGTACAGAGTATAGTGATGTGAATGGTGATAGTCAGAGTTGTGCAAGTgatgaagcaaatgaaataaaccaCTCTTCTCCCCAGCAGACTGCCAATTCTACATCTCCAGTGTCTGTTAGTTTGGTCAATATGAAAATGGAAATTTGTGTCCCTGAAAACCAATTGCATCCTTCAAGTGAAGATGACGAAATATTTAATGATGTCAGTCATAATTCACAGATGATTACTGACTGCAAGATGGACAGCTCTGAAAACTga
- the LOC106881035 gene encoding zinc finger protein 423 isoform X2 encodes MAADSTEDDTMGDYTCEMCSATFHSLNQFMNHRNFECLGEHSDDLVCDMDLSEPSGSATPSSSCSLDHGGQSPSGMSESPASPGVENISPDQLPFSIGISETNPYGCPHCDKAFPRHSYLKLHEQEHGELMPFRCSYCSRLFRHKRSRDRHVKLHTGDKKYKCSQCDAAFARSDHLKSHLRTHDTGKPFKCTICNRGYTTAAALSSHMYSHRKPNSSGQMEYKCYQCEEIFYQPKDLQNHYNDCHAPAPLREKTLQCTQCSEMFVSQELLDVHVEQEHVKEQKRKFSTPDNISDIDIFHKKLKTHNDVSINKQMLSNASDLTVKENGLDLMPEIMDSSSLSDPANRENALVCPYCLQDNFESLELLEIHMQCVHSVKATEVYTCNYCNAPYPNLYALHDHMKVVHQNLTCMDIKYPCSLCSRHFTSIDALAEHKKHTHSQASSSNHSLYCAECALLFQNPMEFQEHIQRSHNCLQDTPRPKPPKSKKVSNDTKKDIKRMNSHSIFNNTKNSSPAPNERMVEEKMVCDQCNATFLDIKNFQTHLKIHLDSVLTQYICPQCQKQFTTEDQLESHLSLHYLCLSTEYGCTSCMKTFSKPDELQKHLMDIHAHHLYRCSLCKEIFDSKVNIQVHFAIKHSNECKIYKCTKCNSVFISEVDWQLHVRSAHLQMPKPHKCLFCKEGFTTEVELQCHLTIHGKPFKCPMCSEAFHVEYLLDKHLQNEHDPDKNSKRLGNSQSDIKVEKDIGSSTLLNSCGTIDISNSVTSGSGIWKSTDPLHTCNICDMKFSNLSSLQLHKKQDHRVALANNHTSQVMTTVESSVITSKVISSSNDKVALSCTYCSQSFKSRTELERHMKIHLNSSSQKCNICDEVFPSPNTLAEHKLQHCKIPQGNICVGCKIPLKSEDQFYIHSQEHGFQGAIMQCVICRQTLASMMELQMHGKHHFQTKPNFFTCCVCLRGFDSKENLISKLNSSGRTYFVCKPCYHGETSDFHCNECGARFPTNEQLESHVTKHRRTYQCIKCQQSFSTEYEIQLHVATHVLQEGNIHECKLCSQVFDSPAKLQCHLIEHTYGNSEYRCSVCCKVFSNATDIQAHAFEHGIHARKFGCIHCNQRFFFSAELDNHMINHVKPESISELQCKDCPQTFSNIVSFNAHRRIHQQQMDNSTSTPIKCTFCHEVFNDTSELQKHFFTCHTEQDIEHSINKRSYQCSQCNKECSSLANLQNHMKIHKIEKENQKSQVPKTQIVDVKPVLCPVCGQVFSKRSLMKEHMNTVHLVHQESKASTQGNTASTSTTGTEYSDVNGDSQSCASDEANEINHSSPQQTANSTSPVSVSLVNMKMEICVPENQLHPSSEDDEIFNDVSHNSQMITDCKMDSSEN; translated from the exons AACACTCCGATGATTTAGTTTGTGATATGGACCTGAGTGAGCCCAGTGGCTCTgctacaccatcatcatcttgttCATTAGATCATGGTGGTCAGAGTCCAAGTGGCATGAGTGAATCTCCAGCTTCTCCAGGAGTTGAAAATATCTCTCCAGACCAGCTCCCTTTCAGCATTGGAATTTCTGAAACAAATCCTTATGGTTGTCCACATTGTGACAAAGCATTTCCTCGTCATAGTTACCTGAAGCTACATGAACAA GAGCATGGAGAACTGATGCCATTCCGCTGCAGCTACTGCAGTCGCCTATTCCGACACAAACGCAGTCGTGACCGTCATGTCAAACTGCACACAGGGGACAAGAAGTATAAATGTTCCCAGTGTGATGCTGCATTTGCAAG GAGTGATCATTTGAAAAGTCATTTGCGTACACATGACACAGGAAAACCTTTCAAATGCACTATTTGCAACCGTGGATATACAACAGCAGCTGCTCTTTCTTCTCATATGTATTCACATCGGAAACCAAACAGCTCTGGTCAGATGGAATATAAATGTTACCAATGTGAAGAGATTTTTTATCAGCCAAAAGACTTACAGAACCATTACAATGATTGCCATGCTCCTGCTCCCCTTCGTGAAAAAACTCTACAATGTACTCAGTGCTCTGAAATGTTTGTTAGCCAAGAACTTCTTGATGTTCATGTTGAACAAGAGCATGTTAAAGAACAAAAACGTAAGTTTTCAACTCCAGACAATATTTCTGATATTGACATTTTCCACAAAAAGTTGAAAACTCACAATGATGTCTCTATAAATAAGCAAATGCTATCTAACGCTAGTGATTTAACTGTAAAAGAAAATGGACTAGATCTTATGCCAGAAATAATGGATTCTTCATCTCTCTCAGACCCAGCCAACCGGGAAAATGCCCTTGTTTGCCCCTACTGTTTACAAGACAATTTTGAATCTTTAGAACTGCTTGAAATTCACATGCAGTGTGTGCATTCTGTAAAAGCAACTGAAGTTTATACATGCAATTACTGCAATGCACCATATCCTAACTTATATGCCCTCCATGATCATATGAAAGTTGTTCACCAAAATTTAACCTGTATGGATATCAAATATCCCTGTAGTTTATGTTCTAGACATTTTACAAGCATTGATGCATTAGCAGAGCATAAAAAACATACGCATAGCCAAGCAAGTTCCTCAAACCATTCTCTCTACTGTGCAGAATGTGCATTACTTTTTCAAAACCCTATGGAATTCCAAGAGCACATTCAGCGCTCCCACAACTGTTTGCAAGATACACCTCGTCCTAAACCTCCAAAATCAAAGAAAGTAAGTAATGAcacaaagaaagatataaaacgCATGAACTCCCATAGTATTTTTAATAACACAAAAAATTCAAGCCCAGCACCTAATGAGAGAATGGTTGAAGAGAAAATGGTATGTGACCAATGTAATGCTACATTCCTTGATATTAAAAATTTTCAAACCCATCTGAAAATTCATTTGGACTCAGTGCTCACTCAATACATATGTCCCCAATGCCAAAAGCAGTTTACTACTGAAGACCAATTAGAGAGTCATTTGTCATTACACTACCTCTGTCTTAGCACTGAGTATGGCTGCACCAGTTGCATGAAAACTTTCTCCAAACCAGATGAACTTCAGAAACACTTGATGGATATTCATGCACATCATCTTTATCGTTGTTCACTTTGTAAGGAAATTTTTGATTCAAAGGTCAATATTCAAGTCCACTTTGCAATAAAACATAGTAATGAGtgcaaaatttataaatgtacaaaatGCAACTCAGTCTTTATATCAGAGGTTGATTGGCAACTGCATGTCAGATCTGCACATCTCCAAATGCCAAAGCCACATAAATGTCTCTTTTGTAAAGAAGGTTTTACCACCGAAGTTGAATTACAATGCCATTTAACCATTCATGGCAAGCCATTTAAATGCCCAATGTGTAGTGAAGCATTCCATGTGGAATATTTGTTAGATAAACATCTCCAAAATGAGCATGACCCTGACAAAAATTCTAAGCGATTGGGTAACAGCCAATCTGATATCAAAGTGGAGAAGGACATTGGAAGTAGCACTTTATTAAACAGTTGTGGAACTATAGATATATCAAATTCAGTAACATCAGGAAGTGGAATTTGGAAAAGCACTGATCCACTTCATACATGCAACATCTGTGATATGAAGTTCAGCAATTTATCCtctcttcagctgcacaagaagCAAGACCACCGTGTTGCACTGGCTAATAATCACACCTCGCAAGTGATGACTACTGTAGAGAGCAGTGTGATTACAAGTAAAGTCATAAGTTCAAGCAATGACAAAGTAGCATTATCATGCACATACTGTAGTCAGTCTTTCAAATCTAGAACTGAACTTGAACGTCATATGAAAATTCACCTCAATTCCAGCAGCCAGAAATGCAACATTTGTGATGAAGTATTCCCATCACCAAATACTCTAGCAGAGCACAAACTGCAGCATTGCAAAATTCCTCAAGGAAATATTTGTGTTGGTTGCAAAATTCCCTTAAAATCTGAAGATCAGTTTTATATTCATTCCCAAGAACATGGCTTTCAGGGAGCTATAATGCAATGTGTTATCTGTAGACAAACTCTGGCATCTATGATGGAACTTCAAATGCATGGAAAGCATCATTTCCAAACTAAACCCAACTTTTTCACCTGCTGTGTATGTTTGCGAGGATTTGATTCCAAAGAAAATCTTATATCAAAATTGAATAGTTCTGGTCGaacatattttgtttgtaaacCTTGCTATCATGGTGAAACATCTGACTTTCATTGCAATGAATGTGGCGCCAGATTCCCAACCAATGAACAACTAGAAAGTCATGTAACAAAGCATCGGCGAACATACCAGTGCATCAAATGCCAGCAATCTTTCAGTACAGAATATGAAATTCAATTGCACGTTGCCACCCATGTTCTGCAAGAAGGAAATATCCATGAGTGCAAACTCTGTTCACAAGTTTTTGATTCTCCAGCCAAATTACAATGCCACTTGATTGAACACACCTATGGCAATTCTGAGTACCGCTGTAGTGTCTGTTGTAAAGTATTCAGTAATGCtacagacatacaagcacatgcTTTTGAGCATGGCATTCATGCTCGCAAGTTTGGATGTATCCACTGTAATCAACGGTTTTTCTTCAGTGCTGAATTAGATAACCACATGATAAACCATGTGAAACCAGAATCAATATCAGAGCTGCAGTGCAAAGACTGTCCACAGACTTTCTCAAATATTGTCAGCTTCAATGCACACCGACGCATACATCAACAGCAGATGGACAATAGCACATCCACCCCTATTAAATGTACATTTTGTCATGAAGTATTCAATGATACCAGTGAACTACAGAAACATTTCTTCACATGTCACACTGAGCAAGACATAGAACACTCAATTAACAAGAGAAGTTATCAGTGTTCCCAATGTAATAAAGAATGTTCATCTTTAGCCAACTTGCAGAACCACATGAAGATTCATAAAATAG aaaaagaaaatcaaaagtcTCAAGTTCCAAAGACTCAGATAGTTGATGTAAAGCCAGTTTTGTGTCCTGTATGTGGGCAAGTATTTTCAAAGAGAAGTTTAATGAAGGAACATATGAACACTGTCCACCTCGTACACCAG GAAAGCAAAGCAAGTACACAAGGTAACACAGCATCAACATCCACAACTGGTACAGAGTATAGTGATGTGAATGGTGATAGTCAGAGTTGTGCAAGTgatgaagcaaatgaaataaaccaCTCTTCTCCCCAGCAGACTGCCAATTCTACATCTCCAGTGTCTGTTAGTTTGGTCAATATGAAAATGGAAATTTGTGTCCCTGAAAACCAATTGCATCCTTCAAGTGAAGATGACGAAATATTTAATGATGTCAGTCATAATTCACAGATGATTACTGACTGCAAGATGGACAGCTCTGAAAACTga